The following proteins are encoded in a genomic region of Gammaproteobacteria bacterium:
- the iscX gene encoding Fe-S cluster assembly protein IscX encodes MTLRWTDTRDIAIELDEAHPDVDPQYVRFTDLQQWVLELAEFDDDPTHCGEKILEAIQMMWLEERD; translated from the coding sequence ATGACACTGCGTTGGACCGATACACGAGATATAGCCATTGAACTGGATGAAGCTCATCCTGATGTTGATCCACAATATGTACGTTTTACTGATTTGCAGCAATGGGTGCTTGAGTTGGCAGAGTTTGATGATGACCCTACGCATTGTGGTGAAAAAATTCTGGAAGCCATTCAGATGATGTGGCTGGAAGAGCGAGATTGA
- the fdx gene encoding ISC system 2Fe-2S type ferredoxin, producing MPQIIFLPHDELCPEGAVIETQAGVSICDAALASDIPIEHACEKVAACTTCHVYIREGAESLNEASENEDDMLDKAWGLDPDSRLSCQAIVGEDDLVVEIPKYTINMVSEGH from the coding sequence ATGCCGCAAATTATATTTCTACCACATGATGAATTATGCCCTGAAGGGGCAGTAATAGAGACCCAAGCAGGAGTCAGTATCTGTGATGCTGCGTTGGCTTCTGATATCCCTATTGAACATGCATGTGAAAAAGTTGCCGCCTGTACGACCTGTCATGTTTATATCAGAGAAGGGGCTGAATCACTGAATGAAGCCAGTGAAAATGAAGATGATATGCTGGATAAAGCTTGGGGGCTTGACCCAGATTCGAGATTAAGCTGTCAAGCGATTGTAGGAGAAGACGATCTCGTGGTCGAAATTCCAAAGTACACCATCAACATGGTTTCAGAAGGGCACTAA
- a CDS encoding TolC family protein yields the protein MLQRYLPIAAILLLASCATSEKAVVQPPSLPLEFTQTGSSELPEKWWRVFNDESLNQLIETALLDNFDLQSVRNRLEQARAVARKSGAASFPRLDGSAGSSRSVSQSDELSKVTTDISSIGIAASYELDLWGGINSNTQAAELDFLASQEALNAAAISLSSEVAVTWYRLVDQQRQIELLKQQHLTDKKHLSAVTGRFKAGQITSTDLLQQRQKVEATLGETSLAESTLQLLNHQLALLLGQSPHADLFPKAQIFPKLPALPKTGIPAELINQRPDVRQTYLQVQAADQRMAVAVSERFPRISLTAKLDFDATELFNNWLTNIAANLLVPIIDGGQRKAEVDRTEAVRFEALNRYKQTVLTALKEVEDALVQEVHQQQWLDRLNKQLSFSEAVVEQTRQHYIHGEMDFFRFLGAVSSHQKLQRSQLQAERELIEYRINLYRALAGDWDVKHVRN from the coding sequence ATGTTACAGCGATATCTACCCATTGCTGCAATATTGTTATTGGCATCATGCGCCACTTCTGAAAAAGCAGTGGTTCAACCCCCCTCACTTCCTCTGGAATTCACTCAAACAGGCTCATCCGAGCTGCCGGAAAAATGGTGGCGAGTATTCAATGATGAATCTCTCAATCAATTAATTGAAACAGCACTGCTCGATAATTTTGACCTCCAAAGTGTCAGGAATCGTCTGGAGCAGGCGCGTGCTGTTGCACGTAAAAGTGGAGCTGCAAGTTTTCCTCGTCTGGATGGGTCGGCAGGTTCTTCACGTTCAGTCAGTCAAAGCGATGAACTGAGTAAAGTCACGACCGATATCTCTTCGATCGGTATTGCAGCAAGTTATGAATTGGATTTATGGGGAGGAATCAACTCAAACACTCAAGCGGCTGAGTTAGATTTTCTTGCTAGTCAGGAAGCACTGAATGCGGCTGCAATTTCACTCAGCTCTGAAGTGGCTGTTACATGGTATCGTTTGGTCGATCAACAACGTCAAATTGAGTTACTTAAACAGCAGCACCTGACGGATAAAAAACACCTGAGTGCTGTCACCGGACGATTCAAAGCAGGGCAAATTACTTCGACTGATCTGCTTCAGCAGCGTCAGAAAGTCGAAGCAACATTGGGTGAAACTTCTCTGGCTGAATCAACGCTTCAGCTGTTAAATCACCAGTTGGCGCTCTTGTTAGGGCAGTCACCTCATGCTGATTTATTCCCCAAAGCACAAATATTCCCCAAATTACCTGCACTGCCTAAGACGGGCATTCCTGCTGAACTTATCAATCAGCGACCCGATGTTCGTCAGACTTATCTACAGGTTCAGGCAGCGGATCAACGTATGGCAGTGGCGGTGAGTGAGCGCTTTCCTCGCATCAGCTTAACGGCAAAGCTGGATTTTGATGCGACTGAACTATTTAATAACTGGTTGACTAATATAGCAGCTAATTTATTAGTGCCGATTATTGATGGCGGTCAGCGCAAGGCCGAAGTTGATCGCACTGAGGCGGTTCGCTTCGAAGCGTTGAATCGCTACAAACAAACGGTGTTAACAGCGCTGAAAGAGGTGGAGGATGCTTTGGTTCAAGAGGTGCATCAACAGCAATGGCTGGATCGTTTAAATAAACAGCTATCATTTTCAGAGGCTGTTGTCGAGCAAACACGGCAGCACTATATTCATGGTGAAATGGATTTTTTCCGTTTCCTCGGCGCAGTATCCAGTCATCAAAAATTACAGCGTAGTCAGTTGCAGGCGGAGCGTGAATTGATTGAATATCGTATTAATTTGTATCGGGCACTAGCGGGCGACTGGGATGTGAAACATGTCAGAAACTAG
- a CDS encoding DUF3330 domain-containing protein, producing the protein MCVDRKNITQDEPQVSCGVCMNEIPASVALSVEGDDYVQYVCGMECHQKWKEQSEKNKKPDIAAG; encoded by the coding sequence ATGTGTGTTGATCGAAAAAATATAACTCAAGATGAACCACAAGTGTCATGTGGTGTGTGTATGAATGAAATTCCTGCTTCTGTTGCACTCAGTGTGGAAGGTGATGATTATGTGCAATATGTTTGTGGTATGGAGTGTCATCAAAAATGGAAAGAGCAATCAGAAAAAAATAAAAAACCAGATATTGCAGCAGGGTAA
- a CDS encoding efflux RND transporter periplasmic adaptor subunit, whose translation MSETRFKKIFKILIALAILLVAIALSFYLISTQPQAERVKPEVKVPLVETVIPPFREHSVTVQAMGRVIAAQQIELMARVSGEVIKVSSSLVPGGMFKKNSEILKIDPTDYELVVQQRKSDLVRAEYELALEVGRQQIAKQDYLLLGEKLEGEELSLVLRQPHLQMAKANIAAAQSSLDRAQLDLRRTQIKAPFNALVQEKKVSVGSQVTTATALMTLVDTDTYWVEVAIPVDQLKWVNIGADAHIKHTSAWGENTFRQGTVKSIKPMIGQEDHMAQIIVSIKDPMALKTENKDRPKLMAGAFVRVEMMGKILTDVLHIPEPSLHEGSQIWVMTQNNELDIRTVDIRWRESGIVYISDQLATGEQLIVSDLAAPVQGMKLRSE comes from the coding sequence ATGTCAGAAACTAGATTTAAAAAAATATTTAAAATATTGATTGCGCTGGCTATTTTATTGGTTGCAATTGCACTCTCTTTTTATCTTATTTCGACTCAACCTCAGGCTGAGCGAGTTAAACCTGAGGTTAAAGTACCGTTGGTTGAAACGGTGATTCCACCATTCCGTGAGCACTCAGTGACCGTGCAAGCGATGGGTCGCGTGATCGCGGCGCAGCAAATTGAGTTGATGGCGCGAGTGAGCGGTGAAGTCATTAAAGTAAGCTCTTCACTTGTACCTGGTGGAATGTTCAAAAAAAATAGTGAGATTTTGAAAATTGATCCGACAGATTATGAGTTGGTTGTCCAACAACGTAAAAGTGATCTTGTCCGTGCTGAATATGAGCTGGCACTGGAAGTAGGACGGCAACAAATTGCAAAGCAAGACTATCTGCTGTTAGGTGAAAAACTGGAAGGTGAAGAGCTCTCTCTGGTGCTTCGTCAGCCGCACCTGCAAATGGCAAAAGCGAATATTGCAGCGGCTCAATCATCACTGGATCGAGCTCAACTGGATCTGCGCCGGACACAGATTAAAGCTCCTTTTAATGCGCTTGTTCAAGAAAAAAAGGTCAGCGTGGGTTCACAAGTGACTACAGCGACAGCGTTGATGACATTAGTCGATACCGATACGTACTGGGTTGAAGTCGCTATTCCGGTGGATCAGCTTAAATGGGTCAATATCGGGGCAGACGCTCACATTAAGCACACATCTGCCTGGGGAGAGAACACTTTTCGGCAAGGAACCGTGAAATCAATTAAGCCCATGATTGGACAAGAGGATCATATGGCTCAAATTATAGTATCAATCAAAGATCCCATGGCACTAAAAACGGAGAATAAGGATCGACCAAAATTGATGGCAGGTGCTTTTGTTCGTGTTGAAATGATGGGGAAAATTCTTACCGATGTACTGCATATTCCAGAGCCATCACTGCATGAAGGCTCGCAGATCTGGGTGATGACCCAAAACAATGAGCTGGATATTCGTACCGTCGATATTCGCTGGCGTGAAAGTGGTATTGTTTATATCTCTGATCAATTAGCAACGGGAGAGCAACTGATCGTGAGTGACCTGGCCGCTCCTGTTCAAGGTATGAAGCTGCGGTCTGAATAA
- a CDS encoding DUF1566 domain-containing protein, which yields MYSRFALALSVSLFTFSTSLAADNCKGMGLETAPASQFKNNGDGTVTDKKNGLTWMKCSVGMSWNGEICAGDADRKSWRKATSEVKSLNKEGFAGSKKWRLPTRNELEKIVEHKCFAPSISTEVFPRTATTGYWTETKDLHSDKHAWIVLFRHGSSYISSKKDEWFLRLVR from the coding sequence ATGTACTCCCGATTTGCCTTGGCTTTATCCGTTTCACTTTTTACTTTTAGTACTTCATTGGCGGCTGATAACTGTAAAGGTATGGGCTTGGAAACGGCTCCCGCATCTCAGTTTAAAAATAATGGTGATGGCACTGTTACCGATAAAAAAAATGGCCTAACATGGATGAAGTGTTCTGTAGGTATGAGCTGGAACGGAGAAATTTGTGCAGGTGATGCTGATCGTAAAAGCTGGCGTAAAGCAACGTCAGAAGTTAAATCTTTAAATAAAGAAGGTTTTGCAGGCTCTAAAAAGTGGCGCTTGCCCACTCGTAATGAGCTGGAAAAAATTGTAGAACATAAATGCTTTGCTCCATCCATCAGTACAGAAGTTTTTCCAAGAACAGCCACAACAGGTTATTGGACTGAAACCAAGGATCTTCACTCTGACAAACATGCATGGATTGTGTTGTTTCGGCATGGCTCAAGTTACATAAGCAGTAAAAAAGATGAGTGGTTTTTACGCTTGGTGCGTTAA
- a CDS encoding peroxiredoxin — MNNIEIDQPVPDFELPATGEQSISLLGLRGKNIVLYFYPKDSTPGCTLEGQNFRDLHDRFIALNSVILGVSRDGIKAHENFKAKQNFPFDLLSDKEEILCRLFDVIKPKKLYGKEFMGVERSTFIIDQEGILKAEWRKVKVKGHVDEVLTVVEKL; from the coding sequence GTGAATAATATTGAAATAGATCAACCCGTGCCAGACTTTGAGTTGCCCGCAACAGGTGAGCAATCCATCAGCCTTTTAGGATTAAGAGGTAAAAATATCGTTCTCTATTTTTACCCTAAAGACAGTACTCCTGGTTGCACATTAGAAGGGCAAAATTTTCGAGACCTTCATGATCGTTTTATTGCATTGAATTCTGTGATACTGGGTGTATCCCGCGATGGCATTAAGGCGCATGAAAACTTCAAAGCAAAACAAAATTTTCCGTTTGATCTTTTATCGGATAAAGAAGAGATCCTATGTCGGTTATTTGATGTAATCAAGCCTAAAAAACTCTATGGAAAAGAGTTCATGGGTGTTGAACGCAGCACATTTATCATTGATCAAGAGGGCATTTTAAAAGCTGAATGGCGTAAGGTGAAAGTCAAAGGGCATGTGGATGAGGTGCTTACAGTAGTTGAAAAGCTCTAA
- a CDS encoding phosphoribulokinase produces the protein MSVKHPVIAVTGSSGAGTSTVKHAFDDIFRREKVEAAVIEGDSFHRYDRNEMKVAIAEAAKKGTTISHFGPEGNHFDKLEELFRTYGETGTGKKRYYLHNEEEAEPYNQAPGTFTPWEDIDTEKDLLFYEGLHGGAVDGDVNVAQWVDLLIGVVPSVNLEWIQKIHRDTATRGYSAEAVTDTILRRMPDYVKFIAPQFSLTDINFQRVPMVDTSNPFIARDIPTPDESFVVIRFRKPKEHDLLGYQQMVLGSWMSRPNTLVVPGVKMGFAMEIILKPMIESLIANKSTAS, from the coding sequence ATGTCAGTTAAACATCCGGTGATTGCAGTTACGGGTTCTTCAGGAGCAGGTACTTCAACAGTAAAGCATGCATTTGATGATATTTTTCGTCGTGAAAAAGTAGAAGCGGCTGTCATCGAAGGTGATAGCTTTCATCGCTACGACCGTAACGAAATGAAGGTTGCAATCGCTGAAGCAGCAAAAAAAGGCACAACCATCAGTCACTTTGGGCCAGAAGGTAACCATTTTGATAAGCTTGAAGAGTTGTTTCGGACTTATGGTGAAACCGGAACGGGTAAAAAACGTTATTACCTGCATAACGAAGAAGAAGCTGAACCTTACAATCAAGCGCCTGGAACCTTTACTCCCTGGGAAGATATTGATACAGAAAAAGATCTACTTTTTTATGAAGGTTTGCACGGCGGTGCGGTTGATGGTGATGTGAATGTCGCACAATGGGTTGATTTACTAATTGGTGTTGTACCTAGTGTTAATCTTGAGTGGATTCAAAAAATTCATCGTGATACAGCAACGCGTGGCTACTCTGCTGAGGCCGTGACGGATACTATTCTTCGCCGTATGCCCGATTACGTTAAATTTATTGCACCACAGTTTTCACTGACTGATATTAACTTTCAGCGTGTACCGATGGTTGATACTTCGAATCCTTTTATTGCTCGTGATATTCCGACTCCAGACGAAAGCTTTGTTGTGATTCGTTTTCGCAAGCCTAAAGAGCATGACCTTCTTGGCTACCAACAGATGGTTTTAGGCTCATGGATGTCACGCCCAAATACTTTGGTTGTGCCAGGTGTAAAAATGGGTTTCGCGATGGAAATTATTTTGAAGCCAATGATTGAATCACTTATTGCAAACAAAAGCACAGCAAGTTAA
- a CDS encoding KilA-N domain-containing protein — MSKKNKKIDVQGSEITIISTKEQDYISLTDMVRDIDNGLVLIEKWLRNKNTIEFLGIWEEIYNPNFNSPEFEGIKNQAGLNRFALSVKQWVSKTNSIGIIAKAGRYGGTYAHKDIAFEFASWISPKFKIFLIKEFQRLKDEEQKQLGWDIKRNLTKINYRIHTDAIKENLIPKNLNKKQIFVVYANEADILNVALFGKTAKQWRDENPKEKGNIRDYANVSQLVCLANLENLNAVFINDGLPQSDRLVKLNQIAISQMKILLRDKSVKMLDDE; from the coding sequence ATGAGCAAAAAGAATAAAAAAATAGATGTCCAGGGGAGTGAGATAACTATCATTTCTACCAAAGAACAAGACTATATATCTCTTACCGATATGGTTCGGGATATTGATAATGGGCTTGTTCTTATTGAAAAGTGGCTAAGAAACAAGAACACGATTGAATTTCTTGGGATTTGGGAAGAAATTTATAACCCTAATTTTAATTCCCCCGAATTCGAGGGAATTAAAAATCAGGCAGGCTTAAATCGCTTTGCACTTTCTGTTAAACAATGGGTAAGTAAAACAAACTCCATTGGTATTATTGCCAAAGCAGGAAGGTATGGCGGAACCTATGCTCATAAAGACATTGCCTTTGAGTTTGCTTCTTGGATTTCGCCAAAGTTTAAAATCTTTCTGATAAAAGAATTTCAACGTCTAAAAGATGAAGAACAAAAGCAACTCGGTTGGGATATTAAACGCAACCTCACCAAAATAAACTATCGCATACATACAGATGCTATTAAAGAAAACCTTATCCCAAAAAACCTAAATAAAAAACAAATATTTGTTGTTTACGCCAATGAAGCAGATATTTTAAATGTGGCTCTCTTTGGGAAAACAGCCAAACAGTGGCGAGACGAAAACCCCAAAGAGAAAGGTAATATTAGAGATTATGCCAATGTCAGCCAATTGGTATGCCTTGCCAATCTCGAAAACTTAAATGCGGTGTTTATTAATGATGGTTTGCCACAAAGCGACCGATTGGTAAAACTGAATCAAATTGCTATTTCACAGATGAAAATATTGTTGAGAGATAAATCTGTAAAAATGTTGGATGATGAGTAG
- a CDS encoding efflux RND transporter permease subunit → MQNNQNGPISWMAGHPVAANLIMVLCLLGGYLFLSQMKQEVFPEFDADQVQINVAYPGASPEEVEQGIILAIEEAIVGIDGIKKINASANESIGTVTVEALVGTDLKKLAQDIQGVVDRIRTFPLDIENPQVSILTNKRRVVSVALYGDTSEHSLHELSEQLRDQLLSYSGITQAELSGVRPLEISIEISQENLRRYQLTLDEVARRLQNASVDLPSGSIKALNGEILIRMKERRNFGQQFAELPVIMTAEGGEVLLGQIAQIHDHYADTDYQASYNGQAAMMVNVYRVGNETPIQISDSVYQHLDQFRPTLPSGIAADVIYDRSVVYQQRVDLLLRNSALGLILVLIFLALFLEIRLAFWVMMGIPISFMGAFLVLPFLGVSLNMISLFAFIVALGIVVDDAIIVGENVYHYRLKGVPPLQAAIRGAREMAMPISFSILTNIATFMPLYFVPGMMGKIFQVIPVVVVTVFIISLLESLFVLPAHLARIKDKKRHGAGLWLHQKQQSFSLAFAHWVKYRFGAFLDFALYHRYFTVVIAFSILLLTLSYAMSGRMGMEMFPKTESDFAVAGLTLPYGTSAEKTNRVVDQLLQNARAVAAELPRGDELIKGILAETGQGGSHKAMIKVYMTDPDIRKNIMSTGEFTERWRELTGDISGVESLRFHSDFGGPGSGPTITIEASHRDMGVLEKVSEQVGDALKGYSSVKDVDDGFSQGKQQMDFSLRPEGRSLGFTAQDVARQVRAAFYGSEVVRQQRGRNEIKVMVRLPETERLSERDINELMLITKQGNAVPLRDVVNIERGHAYTEISRQNGRRIIQITANATPQSKAGEVLNDLQENLLPELENQYPGLQFNFGGHQAEMSDSLGSLKVSFVVAMLIVYAMLAIPFQSYIQPAIVMVAIPFGIIGAIYGHLIMGYDLSITSLLGVVALSGIVVNDSLVLINYANQLRREGGKSVHEVVKEAAIQRFRAIVLTTLTTIGGLSPMILETSIQAKILIPMAISLGFGVLFATMITLILVPSLYLILDDCTARWKRA, encoded by the coding sequence ATGCAAAATAACCAAAATGGCCCGATAAGCTGGATGGCGGGTCATCCCGTCGCGGCGAATCTGATCATGGTGCTTTGCCTGTTGGGTGGCTATCTGTTTTTGAGCCAGATGAAGCAGGAAGTTTTTCCTGAATTTGATGCCGACCAGGTGCAGATCAATGTGGCTTATCCCGGCGCAAGCCCTGAAGAGGTTGAGCAAGGGATTATTCTGGCGATTGAAGAGGCTATTGTCGGCATTGATGGCATCAAAAAAATCAACGCTTCTGCCAATGAAAGCATCGGAACGGTGACAGTTGAAGCACTGGTCGGCACGGATTTAAAAAAGCTCGCGCAAGATATTCAAGGCGTTGTCGACCGCATCAGAACATTTCCTCTGGATATTGAAAATCCACAGGTCTCTATTTTGACCAATAAGCGTCGCGTTGTCTCAGTGGCACTTTACGGCGATACCAGCGAACATTCACTGCACGAACTTTCCGAACAACTGCGTGACCAGTTGTTAAGTTATTCGGGAATCACTCAAGCCGAGCTGTCGGGTGTGCGCCCATTGGAAATCAGTATTGAGATATCCCAGGAAAATTTACGCCGCTATCAATTAACGCTGGATGAAGTGGCGCGTCGTCTGCAAAACGCTTCGGTTGATCTGCCGAGTGGCAGTATTAAAGCATTGAATGGCGAAATACTGATTCGCATGAAAGAGCGGCGTAATTTCGGGCAGCAGTTTGCCGAACTGCCGGTGATTATGACAGCAGAGGGCGGTGAAGTTTTGCTGGGGCAGATTGCCCAGATACATGATCATTACGCAGATACCGATTATCAGGCCAGTTACAACGGGCAAGCGGCCATGATGGTCAATGTTTATCGTGTTGGCAATGAAACACCGATCCAGATTTCAGATTCAGTCTATCAACATCTGGATCAATTTCGACCGACCCTGCCGTCAGGGATTGCAGCTGATGTTATTTATGATCGCTCTGTTGTTTACCAGCAGCGTGTTGATCTATTGCTGCGTAACAGTGCGCTCGGGCTGATTTTAGTGCTAATTTTTCTGGCACTCTTTCTGGAAATACGGCTCGCCTTCTGGGTAATGATGGGTATCCCTATTTCGTTTATGGGTGCGTTTCTAGTGCTGCCGTTCTTGGGTGTTTCACTCAATATGATCTCACTGTTTGCTTTTATTGTCGCGCTAGGAATCGTCGTGGATGATGCCATTATCGTGGGTGAGAACGTCTATCACTATCGCCTAAAAGGAGTGCCGCCCCTTCAGGCCGCGATTCGGGGCGCTCGGGAAATGGCCATGCCGATATCGTTCAGCATTCTGACCAATATTGCGACCTTTATGCCGCTCTATTTTGTACCCGGCATGATGGGCAAAATATTTCAGGTGATTCCTGTGGTGGTGGTCACCGTATTCATTATTTCGTTACTAGAAAGCTTGTTTGTTTTGCCGGCACATCTGGCACGAATAAAAGATAAAAAGCGTCATGGTGCAGGGTTGTGGCTTCATCAAAAACAGCAATCATTCAGCCTGGCTTTTGCACACTGGGTTAAATACCGTTTTGGAGCGTTTCTTGATTTTGCTCTGTATCACCGATATTTCACGGTGGTTATCGCTTTTTCTATCTTGCTGCTCACGCTGTCGTACGCCATGAGTGGGCGCATGGGTATGGAGATGTTTCCTAAAACAGAATCTGATTTTGCAGTGGCTGGCTTGACTCTGCCATACGGCACATCAGCCGAGAAAACCAACCGAGTGGTTGACCAGTTATTGCAAAATGCACGAGCTGTCGCAGCTGAACTGCCGCGTGGTGATGAGCTAATAAAAGGAATACTCGCTGAAACGGGGCAAGGTGGAAGCCATAAAGCGATGATTAAAGTCTATATGACTGACCCTGACATACGTAAAAACATCATGAGTACAGGAGAGTTTACCGAACGCTGGCGTGAGTTAACGGGCGATATTTCGGGCGTAGAGTCATTACGTTTTCACTCTGATTTTGGCGGGCCGGGGTCAGGGCCTACGATTACGATTGAAGCGAGTCATCGAGATATGGGCGTGCTAGAGAAGGTGAGCGAGCAGGTTGGCGATGCTTTGAAAGGGTATTCATCGGTTAAAGATGTGGACGATGGCTTTTCACAAGGGAAGCAACAGATGGATTTTAGCCTGCGACCCGAAGGGCGTAGCCTGGGTTTTACCGCTCAGGATGTGGCCAGGCAGGTCAGAGCAGCATTTTACGGCTCAGAAGTGGTGAGACAGCAGCGCGGGCGTAATGAGATCAAAGTGATGGTTCGCCTGCCTGAAACAGAGCGACTTTCAGAGCGTGATATCAATGAACTGATGTTGATTACAAAGCAAGGCAATGCTGTGCCACTGCGCGATGTGGTCAATATTGAACGAGGGCATGCGTATACAGAAATCAGTCGTCAGAATGGTCGCCGGATTATTCAAATTACCGCTAATGCAACACCGCAAAGTAAAGCCGGTGAAGTGCTGAATGATTTGCAAGAAAATTTATTGCCCGAGCTGGAAAACCAATACCCTGGATTACAGTTTAATTTTGGAGGGCATCAGGCAGAAATGAGTGATAGCTTGGGTAGCCTAAAAGTCAGTTTTGTGGTTGCGATGCTGATTGTATACGCCATGCTTGCGATACCTTTCCAAAGTTATATTCAGCCTGCCATTGTTATGGTGGCGATTCCTTTTGGGATTATTGGCGCGATTTATGGCCACTTAATTATGGGGTACGATCTGAGCATTACCAGCTTGCTCGGGGTGGTGGCGCTGTCAGGAATCGTTGTCAATGACTCACTGGTGTTGATTAATTATGCAAACCAATTAAGGCGCGAAGGTGGGAAGTCGGTGCATGAAGTGGTTAAAGAAGCAGCGATACAGCGCTTCAGGGCGATTGTATTAACAACATTGACTACCATTGGTGGGCTTTCGCCCATGATATTGGAGACATCAATACAAGCCAAAATTTTGATCCCTATGGCGATTTCATTAGGATTTGGTGTGCTGTTTGCGACGATGATTACATTAATATTAGTGCCATCACTCTATCTGATTCTGGATGATTGCACTGCACGCTGGAAGAGGGCGTAA